DNA from Tripterygium wilfordii isolate XIE 37 chromosome 15, ASM1340144v1, whole genome shotgun sequence:
CCACACTCTCCCCTTTGGGAGTTTTGTAGATGCTTATCTCCTTTCCCTTCAAAATATCTttagtgaaaaagaaataagCCATATCTGGCCTTCCCCAAGGTCCATAAACAGTAAAAAATCGCAACCCTGTAATTGAAAGGCCATAAATATGATTATAAGTGTGTGCAATTGCCTCTCCGGCCTTTTTTGTGGCCGCGTATAAACTCGCGGGATTGTCAGTACGGTCCTTCTCTGAGAAGGGCACCTTAGTATTGGTACCATACACTGAGCTCGAAGAAGCCCACACAATTGCTGGTTGGGGATCCGCAGACTTACACACCTCCAGCAAATTCACAAACCCAGCAATGTTGCTTTTCACATACGAACCCGGATTCTCCATTGCGTACCGGACACCCGCTTGCGCGGCCAAATGCATCACGTGAGTGAAATAAACCGCATCGAAGAGCGTCTTGAGAAGCTTTTCATCGTTTATATCTCCTTCAATCACAAAAACCCCATTTTTTTCCAGATGCTTCTGTCGCGCTCTTTTGAGTTCAGGGTCGTAGTAGTGGTTGAAGGAATCAAGCCCTACAACGCCATCTCCCCGTCCCTTGAGTGCCAGTGCGACATGTGACCCCACAAATCCTGCCGCGCCGGTGACAAGAACTTTTAGTGGCCTACCACCGTCAGCACGTGCGTGGGTTTGAGCAGATATGCGGACCTTAGTTTCCCACTTAGTTCCGCTGTAGATTTCAGTGGAGCGGCGGCCATGGTGATGGGAAgatggaggaagaggagagatgaggaagaagaggaggatgagAGCAAGAAAAATCGAGGAACATAGGGTTAATTTCGAGAGAGAGGACTGGAATCGGAGGATACGATAGTACGGGTAAGCCGAGTAGGGTGTAGATTTCTCGGATTTGAACTTTCCCGGTGTTGAAGGTGTGGCGTCCATGAGCGACATTGggaccaaaacaaaaaaacccaATCAGCCTCCCTTCCCAGCTGTGCTTCCGTTGTGGCCGCCGGCGCTGAGAGTGTTTAGTTTCTATGCAGAGGGTTTGTAAGGTTTGGGGAAGAATTAGGAGAGCTTGCAAAGTATAAGAGACGGAGAGAATAACAGTTTGTTTTGGAAGATGAGACCAGAAAAGCAGGTATTTGGGTGTTGACGGGAtctccataattattaatttgttttagaTAATTAGTTGACTTCATACTTCACATCACTGGTAAATTCGTAATTACTCTTAATCTTAAcaactctcttttctttttaatttctattattattattatttatattatatatggtGCCTAATCAAGGCTATGAATATGCAAAACAAATCCAGTTCTacttaattttcaaattaatttgtgtttaaataGAAATTATTTATAGGTAAATCCGTAAATGATTCATTCTACCACAATTTATGTGTATTTCCATATATACTGATTTTATGAGATATTGTACTAATTGTACAAAACAGATTGAGAAATATGCTTGCAAAATGTTGAGGTCGTTGTTTATGATAAGATTTTATCTTTAATTGTCATGAATCATGATAGGATAATTTAGATTTATAGgatttggacttttttttttttttttgttgagaaaaatgagatttggattttgaaaTAGCTCATAACAGAACATGTTATATTGACAAGTCCAGCCCAATAAATACTAATTATCACTACTTGGAGTAAATGTTACTTTTAGATAGCTCAGGTTACAATTAAGTCGCTTAAAGTTCGAACGTTACAAATTAATCACTGACTTTACTGAGTTAGTCCACgattatattttttaagtttcaaTCAATCAACGTGCTGACCTATATATTGAtcaaaacacaacaaaatctgATTGTCAAACCAATTTGCAATGTTGTGACTAAATTGTAACATGATCCATCTATCAGTAATGGAAACTAACATTTACACCCAATATTTGCTACAAACTTGCCTACCATAAGAACCCTTAAACGGTTAAACCCTAACTTGCATAAACCAAATCAATTTAGGGCCCGGAAGGAAATTTAGTCTCCATTAGAGAATAGTTTCTCAAAGCAAAATAAATCGTACTGTCCTCAAAAACATCCATTAAAAAGAACCTCAACCCTTTGATCTATTCACtgcttcgttttttttttttttaatgaaaattctCACAATTGGGAAATGAGAGGAACATAACTGGCATTAAGGGGCATCGGTACCCGTACAGTCTGATATGCCTATTTCTTGCTGTTGGCATCCAAATTCATATCATGAAGGTTCAGCAATAAATCATCCGCATCCAGGAAAACCTTGTTGGCCGCATTTGACATGGTGTGGGCAATATCTCTTGCAGCCTCAATCCTCCTAAGTGTGATAAATGCAGGATTGTTGGCAATAGCTTGACCAATCAGTTGAGCACTCTTGGCTTCTCCCTGTCAAACCACGGGGACAGAATTAATACATAGGCAAAAAAGGGATCAAATTCATATACAAAAGAAACTCTAAAATAGATGAATAATGGAAGTAGATATTCTCATACAGATTATTGTGAGGAAATGAAGAgatttattcaaagaaaataactCTTCCACTTGCGGTCTTCCCACACTTTACTCTGCAAGGTTATGATGTAATATATGTTCTAACAGAAAAGATACTGATATTAAAAGGAGAAAACACTGAAAGGTATCATCAAGAAGTTATAATGCAATGAAGTTCTCTATCCCAGCACCACTAAGATTCCTATTTCTGAATCTTCAAATCAGTTTTAATCAATAAAGAATACCTCTCTCAATATCACATGATGTTGACCAAAAGTTTTTCTCAAATGGCTAAACAATAGGAAACACACGGAATACGGGTCACTGCAATCTGTGCCAACAAATAAGATTAGAGTTTGGCAAGAGGACCAAGCATGCTTTCTTACCTCGGCTCTAATAATGGCACTTTTCTTGTCTTGCTCGGCCTTTTCGACAATAAATTTAGCCCTCTCAGCCTCTTGTGCAGCCACCTGCTTTGCTTCAATTGCAGCCGTAAATTCCTTACCAAAAGTCAGGCTTGTGATGGACACATCATCAAGTGCAAGATTGAAATTGACTGCCCTTTCTGTCAATATCTTCCGTATTTCCCTACTAACATTCTACAGGAAGCAAGAGAATCAGAGGCTCAGTTCTTTGTTGAATCTCCACTCAAAcaacaaaacccaaatcaaaaaacaaatagGCAGAAGGGAGCAAAAACACGGTAAGCAAATACTAGCTAAATATTAGAAATTCTGCATTTGTAATAATCCCAATTATTTGTTTTTCGACTCTTTTCAAAGACTTCAATAAATGAATGAGCCTCACTGCTAACCTCTCTTTGAGTGATGAGCTGGCTTGCATTGTATTGAGCAACCACAGCTTTCAAAGTTTCATGAATTATAGAAGGCAGTACTCTTTCATTGTA
Protein-coding regions in this window:
- the LOC120016086 gene encoding prohibitin-1, mitochondrial, which produces MNFNNVKIPKVPGGGAASALLKLGVIGGLGLYAAANSLYNVDGGHRAIVFNRLVGIKDKVYPEGTHLIIPWFERPVIYDVRARPHLVESTSGSRDLQMVKIGLRVLTRPVADKLPTIYRTLGENYNERVLPSIIHETLKAVVAQYNASQLITQRENVSREIRKILTERAVNFNLALDDVSITSLTFGKEFTAAIEAKQVAAQEAERAKFIVEKAEQDKKSAIIRAEGEAKSAQLIGQAIANNPAFITLRRIEAARDIAHTMSNAANKVFLDADDLLLNLHDMNLDANSKK
- the LOC119980034 gene encoding UDP-glucuronate 4-epimerase 5-like — translated: MSLMDATPSTPGKFKSEKSTPYSAYPYYRILRFQSSLSKLTLCSSIFLALILLFFLISPLPPSSHHHGRRSTEIYSGTKWETKVRISAQTHARADGGRPLKVLVTGAAGFVGSHVALALKGRGDGVVGLDSFNHYYDPELKRARQKHLEKNGVFVIEGDINDEKLLKTLFDAVYFTHVMHLAAQAGVRYAMENPGSYVKSNIAGFVNLLEVCKSADPQPAIVWASSSSVYGTNTKVPFSEKDRTDNPASLYAATKKAGEAIAHTYNHIYGLSITGLRFFTVYGPWGRPDMAYFFFTKDILKGKEISIYKTPKGESVARDFTYIDDVVKGCLAALDTAKKSTGSRGKKRGPAQLRIFNLGNTTPVPVSRLVSILEKHLKVKARKMVMPLPSNGDVEFTHANISLAQTELGYRPTTDLETGMKKFVQWYLNHYDRSRKKKSSW